A single window of Oreochromis aureus strain Israel breed Guangdong linkage group 7, ZZ_aureus, whole genome shotgun sequence DNA harbors:
- the fsd1l gene encoding FSD1-like protein isoform X2 has protein sequence MVMVPFTSARMPSLLLINYGQRRLILVEVFNPPSELRLSSDWSLSCRWSRCGIREENEEKELCVPRCLCSNDCRKLSTVSLLNASPTWRKEALRRIISTLANKNEELQNFLEAVDHTLTGLQEESCKVMSDLEAELEKLNSALEEKGAELRYIIKEEKQRKEAELQKQLSEGKFALVSCEELLDFANQTLTINTEEEFLAAAKQIKERVTMAPAFRLTTRPAVSDNMSQFTVDFSAERAGLQRLHFLPVPRAPQIDASSCVVRDNTIMVTWRPPGEADSGGDSSSRPIERYELEYRKTDRDSTLRVAGEGSWEKVCDIIEPQVTISGLKFDSRFIAIRVRARNKAAAGEFSEPIAIETTAYNFSFDASTAHAELKVQGDMVTWEPQGVKGHDPRLRGKENKSSRSATPSPNKTAASRGGRDRFAGESYTVLGDQEMTNGCHYWELRPLADWKSFSVGVAYRGSLGRFDQLGKGTGSWCLHASQWLQSSLAAKHNNRAKTLDWPLPQRIGIYCDYDNGDLLFIDVDRLRLLHAFKTKFSQPLVPAFTVWCGGITIATGLQVPSFMGNFLTTNRSLSSLSP, from the exons ATGGTGATGGTTCCATTCACCTCAGCTAGGATGCCAAGCCTTCTTTTGATCAATTATGGTCAACGGAGGCTGATCCTGGTTGAGGTGTTTAACCCGCCTTCTGAACTGAGGCTCTCGTCTGATTGGTctctgtcctgcagatggtcCAGATGTGGAATCAGGGAGGAAAATGAGGAAAAGGAGCTCTGTGTGCCTCGCTGCCTCTGctccaatgactgtagaaaacttTCTACAGTTTCTCTGCTTAATGCTTCACCGACATGGAGGAAG GAAGCTCTGCGCAGGATCATCAGCACTTTGGCCAATAAGAACGAGGAGCTCCAAAACTTCCTGGAAGCAGTTGACCATACACTGACGGGCCTGCAG GAGGAGTCATGCAAAGTGATGTCAGACTTAGAGGCAGAGTTGGAGAAGCTAAACTCTGCCCTGGAGGAGAAGGGGGCGGAGCTCCGTTACATAATCAAAGAAGAGAAGCAAAGGAAGGAGGCGGAGCTTCAG AAGCAGCTGTCGGAGGGCAAGTTTGCTCTGGTCTCTTGCGAGGAGCTTCTTGACTTTGCAAATCAAACACTGACGATCAACACTGAAGAAGAATTTCTCGCG gcggcaaaacaaatcaaagagcg GGTAACAATGGCACCAGCGTTCCGCCTAACCACTCGCCCTGCGGTGTCAGACAACATGTCACAATTTACTGTGGACTTCAGTGCGGAGAGGGCGGGGCTTCAACGACTTCACTTTCTTCCAG TGCCGAGAGCTCCACAGATCGATGCCTCCAGTTGTGTAGTCCGTGACAACACCATCATGGTCACCTGGCGACCGCCTGGCGAGGCAGACAGTGGTGGCGATAGCAGCAGCAGACCAATCGAACGTTACGAGCTAGAGTACCGAAAAACGGACCGTGACAGCACACTGAGAGTGGCGGGAGAGGGTAGCTGGGAGAAAGTCTGTGACATTATCGAACCTCAGGTCACCATCTCAG GTTTGAAGTTCGATTCGCGCTTCATTGCCATTCGAGTCCGAGCTAGAAACAAAGCAGCGGCTGGCGAGTTTTCAGAGCCTATCGCCATAGAAACAACAG CATATAACTTCAGCTTCGACGCTTCGACAGCACACGCCGAGCTCAAGGTTCAGGGCGACATGGTGACCTGGGAGCCTCAGGGGGTCAAAGGTCATGATCCTCGCCTGCGAGGCAAAGAGAACAAAAGCAG CCGGAGCGCCACGCCATCGCCCAATAAGACGGCTGCAAGTCGAGGAGGACGCGATCGATTTGCTGGGGAGTCATACACAGTGctgg GTGACCAGGAGATGACTAATGGTTGTCACTACTGGGAGCTCCGCCCCCTGGCTGACTGGAAATCGTTCAGTGTAGGCGTGGCCTATCGGGGCAGCCTGGGACGCTTTGACCAATTAGGGAAGGGCACCGGTTCGTGGTGTCTCCACGCCAGCCAATGGCTGCAGAGCTCTCTTGCCGCAAAGCACAACAACCGAGCAAAGACACTGGATTGGCCGTTACCTCAGCGAATCGGAATCTACTGTGACTATGACAATG gTGATTTGTTGTTTATTGATGTAGATCGTCTTCGTCTTCTTCACGCCTTCAAAACAAAGTTCAGCCAGCCGCTTGTCCCTGCCTTCACC GTTTGGTGTGGTGGTATCACCATAGCGACAGGTCTTCAGGTGCCGAGCTTTATGGGAAATTTCCTGACGACCAATCGGAGCCTCAGCAGCCTTTCCCCGTGA
- the fsd1l gene encoding FSD1-like protein isoform X7, producing MDAQKEALRRIISTLANKNEELQNFLEAVDHTLTGLQEESCKVMSDLEAELEKLNSALEEKGAELRYIIKEEKQRKEAELQKQLSEGKFALVSCEELLDFANQTLTINTEEEFLAAAKQIKERVTMAPAFRLTTRPAVSDNMSQFTVDFSAERAGLQRLHFLPVPRAPQIDASSCVVRDNTIMVTWRPPGEADSGGDSSSRPIERYELEYRKTDRDSTLRVAGEGSWEKVCDIIEPQVTISGLKFDSRFIAIRVRARNKAAAGEFSEPIAIETTAYNFSFDASTAHAELKVQGDMVTWEPQGVKGHDPRLRGKENKSSRSATPSPNKTAASRGGRDRFAGESYTVLGDQEMTNGCHYWELRPLADWKSFSVGVAYRGSLGRFDQLGKGTGSWCLHASQWLQSSLAAKHNNRAKTLDWPLPQRIGIYCDYDNGDLLFIDVDRLRLLHAFKTKFSQPLVPAFTVWCGGITIATGLQVPSFMGNFLTTNRSLSSLSP from the exons ATGGACGCTCAGAAG GAAGCTCTGCGCAGGATCATCAGCACTTTGGCCAATAAGAACGAGGAGCTCCAAAACTTCCTGGAAGCAGTTGACCATACACTGACGGGCCTGCAG GAGGAGTCATGCAAAGTGATGTCAGACTTAGAGGCAGAGTTGGAGAAGCTAAACTCTGCCCTGGAGGAGAAGGGGGCGGAGCTCCGTTACATAATCAAAGAAGAGAAGCAAAGGAAGGAGGCGGAGCTTCAG AAGCAGCTGTCGGAGGGCAAGTTTGCTCTGGTCTCTTGCGAGGAGCTTCTTGACTTTGCAAATCAAACACTGACGATCAACACTGAAGAAGAATTTCTCGCG gcggcaaaacaaatcaaagagcg GGTAACAATGGCACCAGCGTTCCGCCTAACCACTCGCCCTGCGGTGTCAGACAACATGTCACAATTTACTGTGGACTTCAGTGCGGAGAGGGCGGGGCTTCAACGACTTCACTTTCTTCCAG TGCCGAGAGCTCCACAGATCGATGCCTCCAGTTGTGTAGTCCGTGACAACACCATCATGGTCACCTGGCGACCGCCTGGCGAGGCAGACAGTGGTGGCGATAGCAGCAGCAGACCAATCGAACGTTACGAGCTAGAGTACCGAAAAACGGACCGTGACAGCACACTGAGAGTGGCGGGAGAGGGTAGCTGGGAGAAAGTCTGTGACATTATCGAACCTCAGGTCACCATCTCAG GTTTGAAGTTCGATTCGCGCTTCATTGCCATTCGAGTCCGAGCTAGAAACAAAGCAGCGGCTGGCGAGTTTTCAGAGCCTATCGCCATAGAAACAACAG CATATAACTTCAGCTTCGACGCTTCGACAGCACACGCCGAGCTCAAGGTTCAGGGCGACATGGTGACCTGGGAGCCTCAGGGGGTCAAAGGTCATGATCCTCGCCTGCGAGGCAAAGAGAACAAAAGCAG CCGGAGCGCCACGCCATCGCCCAATAAGACGGCTGCAAGTCGAGGAGGACGCGATCGATTTGCTGGGGAGTCATACACAGTGctgg GTGACCAGGAGATGACTAATGGTTGTCACTACTGGGAGCTCCGCCCCCTGGCTGACTGGAAATCGTTCAGTGTAGGCGTGGCCTATCGGGGCAGCCTGGGACGCTTTGACCAATTAGGGAAGGGCACCGGTTCGTGGTGTCTCCACGCCAGCCAATGGCTGCAGAGCTCTCTTGCCGCAAAGCACAACAACCGAGCAAAGACACTGGATTGGCCGTTACCTCAGCGAATCGGAATCTACTGTGACTATGACAATG gTGATTTGTTGTTTATTGATGTAGATCGTCTTCGTCTTCTTCACGCCTTCAAAACAAAGTTCAGCCAGCCGCTTGTCCCTGCCTTCACC GTTTGGTGTGGTGGTATCACCATAGCGACAGGTCTTCAGGTGCCGAGCTTTATGGGAAATTTCCTGACGACCAATCGGAGCCTCAGCAGCCTTTCCCCGTGA
- the fsd1l gene encoding FSD1-like protein isoform X4 gives MDAQKEALRRIISTLANKNEELQNFLEAVDHTLTGLQEESCKVMSDLEAELEKLNSALEEKGAELRYIIKEEKQRKEAELQKQLSEGKFALVSCEELLDFANQTLTINTEEEFLAAAKQIKERVTMAPAFRLTTRPAVSDNMSQFTVDFSAERAGLQRLHFLPVPRAPQIDASSCVVRDNTIMVTWRPPGEADSGGDSSSRPIERYELEYRKTDRDSTLRVAGEGSWEKVCDIIEPQVTISGLKFDSRFIAIRVRARNKAAAGEFSEPIAIETTAYNFSFDASTAHAELKVQGDMVTWEPQGVKGHDPRLRGKENKSSSRSATPSPNKTAASRGGRDRFAGESYTVLGDQEMTNGCHYWELRPLADWKSFSVGVAYRGSLGRFDQLGKGTGSWCLHASQWLQSSLAAKHNNRAKTLDWPLPQRIGIYCDYDNGDLLFIDVDRLRLLHAFKTKFSQPLVPAFTVWCGGITIATGLQVPSFMGNFLTTNRSLSSLSP, from the exons ATGGACGCTCAGAAG GAAGCTCTGCGCAGGATCATCAGCACTTTGGCCAATAAGAACGAGGAGCTCCAAAACTTCCTGGAAGCAGTTGACCATACACTGACGGGCCTGCAG GAGGAGTCATGCAAAGTGATGTCAGACTTAGAGGCAGAGTTGGAGAAGCTAAACTCTGCCCTGGAGGAGAAGGGGGCGGAGCTCCGTTACATAATCAAAGAAGAGAAGCAAAGGAAGGAGGCGGAGCTTCAG AAGCAGCTGTCGGAGGGCAAGTTTGCTCTGGTCTCTTGCGAGGAGCTTCTTGACTTTGCAAATCAAACACTGACGATCAACACTGAAGAAGAATTTCTCGCG gcggcaaaacaaatcaaagagcg GGTAACAATGGCACCAGCGTTCCGCCTAACCACTCGCCCTGCGGTGTCAGACAACATGTCACAATTTACTGTGGACTTCAGTGCGGAGAGGGCGGGGCTTCAACGACTTCACTTTCTTCCAG TGCCGAGAGCTCCACAGATCGATGCCTCCAGTTGTGTAGTCCGTGACAACACCATCATGGTCACCTGGCGACCGCCTGGCGAGGCAGACAGTGGTGGCGATAGCAGCAGCAGACCAATCGAACGTTACGAGCTAGAGTACCGAAAAACGGACCGTGACAGCACACTGAGAGTGGCGGGAGAGGGTAGCTGGGAGAAAGTCTGTGACATTATCGAACCTCAGGTCACCATCTCAG GTTTGAAGTTCGATTCGCGCTTCATTGCCATTCGAGTCCGAGCTAGAAACAAAGCAGCGGCTGGCGAGTTTTCAGAGCCTATCGCCATAGAAACAACAG CATATAACTTCAGCTTCGACGCTTCGACAGCACACGCCGAGCTCAAGGTTCAGGGCGACATGGTGACCTGGGAGCCTCAGGGGGTCAAAGGTCATGATCCTCGCCTGCGAGGCAAAGAGAACAAAAGCAG CAGCCGGAGCGCCACGCCATCGCCCAATAAGACGGCTGCAAGTCGAGGAGGACGCGATCGATTTGCTGGGGAGTCATACACAGTGctgg GTGACCAGGAGATGACTAATGGTTGTCACTACTGGGAGCTCCGCCCCCTGGCTGACTGGAAATCGTTCAGTGTAGGCGTGGCCTATCGGGGCAGCCTGGGACGCTTTGACCAATTAGGGAAGGGCACCGGTTCGTGGTGTCTCCACGCCAGCCAATGGCTGCAGAGCTCTCTTGCCGCAAAGCACAACAACCGAGCAAAGACACTGGATTGGCCGTTACCTCAGCGAATCGGAATCTACTGTGACTATGACAATG gTGATTTGTTGTTTATTGATGTAGATCGTCTTCGTCTTCTTCACGCCTTCAAAACAAAGTTCAGCCAGCCGCTTGTCCCTGCCTTCACC GTTTGGTGTGGTGGTATCACCATAGCGACAGGTCTTCAGGTGCCGAGCTTTATGGGAAATTTCCTGACGACCAATCGGAGCCTCAGCAGCCTTTCCCCGTGA
- the fsd1l gene encoding FSD1-like protein isoform X1, with product MVMVPFTSARMPSLLLINYGQRRLILVEVFNPPSELRLSSDWSLSCRWSRCGIREENEEKELCVPRCLCSNDCRKLSTVSLLNASPTWRKEALRRIISTLANKNEELQNFLEAVDHTLTGLQEESCKVMSDLEAELEKLNSALEEKGAELRYIIKEEKQRKEAELQKQLSEGKFALVSCEELLDFANQTLTINTEEEFLAAAKQIKERVTMAPAFRLTTRPAVSDNMSQFTVDFSAERAGLQRLHFLPVPRAPQIDASSCVVRDNTIMVTWRPPGEADSGGDSSSRPIERYELEYRKTDRDSTLRVAGEGSWEKVCDIIEPQVTISGLKFDSRFIAIRVRARNKAAAGEFSEPIAIETTAYNFSFDASTAHAELKVQGDMVTWEPQGVKGHDPRLRGKENKSSSRSATPSPNKTAASRGGRDRFAGESYTVLGDQEMTNGCHYWELRPLADWKSFSVGVAYRGSLGRFDQLGKGTGSWCLHASQWLQSSLAAKHNNRAKTLDWPLPQRIGIYCDYDNGDLLFIDVDRLRLLHAFKTKFSQPLVPAFTVWCGGITIATGLQVPSFMGNFLTTNRSLSSLSP from the exons ATGGTGATGGTTCCATTCACCTCAGCTAGGATGCCAAGCCTTCTTTTGATCAATTATGGTCAACGGAGGCTGATCCTGGTTGAGGTGTTTAACCCGCCTTCTGAACTGAGGCTCTCGTCTGATTGGTctctgtcctgcagatggtcCAGATGTGGAATCAGGGAGGAAAATGAGGAAAAGGAGCTCTGTGTGCCTCGCTGCCTCTGctccaatgactgtagaaaacttTCTACAGTTTCTCTGCTTAATGCTTCACCGACATGGAGGAAG GAAGCTCTGCGCAGGATCATCAGCACTTTGGCCAATAAGAACGAGGAGCTCCAAAACTTCCTGGAAGCAGTTGACCATACACTGACGGGCCTGCAG GAGGAGTCATGCAAAGTGATGTCAGACTTAGAGGCAGAGTTGGAGAAGCTAAACTCTGCCCTGGAGGAGAAGGGGGCGGAGCTCCGTTACATAATCAAAGAAGAGAAGCAAAGGAAGGAGGCGGAGCTTCAG AAGCAGCTGTCGGAGGGCAAGTTTGCTCTGGTCTCTTGCGAGGAGCTTCTTGACTTTGCAAATCAAACACTGACGATCAACACTGAAGAAGAATTTCTCGCG gcggcaaaacaaatcaaagagcg GGTAACAATGGCACCAGCGTTCCGCCTAACCACTCGCCCTGCGGTGTCAGACAACATGTCACAATTTACTGTGGACTTCAGTGCGGAGAGGGCGGGGCTTCAACGACTTCACTTTCTTCCAG TGCCGAGAGCTCCACAGATCGATGCCTCCAGTTGTGTAGTCCGTGACAACACCATCATGGTCACCTGGCGACCGCCTGGCGAGGCAGACAGTGGTGGCGATAGCAGCAGCAGACCAATCGAACGTTACGAGCTAGAGTACCGAAAAACGGACCGTGACAGCACACTGAGAGTGGCGGGAGAGGGTAGCTGGGAGAAAGTCTGTGACATTATCGAACCTCAGGTCACCATCTCAG GTTTGAAGTTCGATTCGCGCTTCATTGCCATTCGAGTCCGAGCTAGAAACAAAGCAGCGGCTGGCGAGTTTTCAGAGCCTATCGCCATAGAAACAACAG CATATAACTTCAGCTTCGACGCTTCGACAGCACACGCCGAGCTCAAGGTTCAGGGCGACATGGTGACCTGGGAGCCTCAGGGGGTCAAAGGTCATGATCCTCGCCTGCGAGGCAAAGAGAACAAAAGCAG CAGCCGGAGCGCCACGCCATCGCCCAATAAGACGGCTGCAAGTCGAGGAGGACGCGATCGATTTGCTGGGGAGTCATACACAGTGctgg GTGACCAGGAGATGACTAATGGTTGTCACTACTGGGAGCTCCGCCCCCTGGCTGACTGGAAATCGTTCAGTGTAGGCGTGGCCTATCGGGGCAGCCTGGGACGCTTTGACCAATTAGGGAAGGGCACCGGTTCGTGGTGTCTCCACGCCAGCCAATGGCTGCAGAGCTCTCTTGCCGCAAAGCACAACAACCGAGCAAAGACACTGGATTGGCCGTTACCTCAGCGAATCGGAATCTACTGTGACTATGACAATG gTGATTTGTTGTTTATTGATGTAGATCGTCTTCGTCTTCTTCACGCCTTCAAAACAAAGTTCAGCCAGCCGCTTGTCCCTGCCTTCACC GTTTGGTGTGGTGGTATCACCATAGCGACAGGTCTTCAGGTGCCGAGCTTTATGGGAAATTTCCTGACGACCAATCGGAGCCTCAGCAGCCTTTCCCCGTGA
- the fsd1l gene encoding FSD1-like protein isoform X5 — MVMVPFTSARMPSLLLINYGQRRLILVEVFNPPSELRLSSDWSLSCRWSRCGIREENEEKELCVPRCLCSNDCRKLSTVSLLNASPTWRKEALRRIISTLANKNEELQNFLEAVDHTLTGLQEESCKVMSDLEAELEKLNSALEEKGAELRYIIKEEKQRKEAELQKQLSEGKFALVSCEELLDFANQTLTINTEEEFLAAAKQIKERVTMAPAFRLTTRPAVSDNMSQFTVDFSAERAGLQRLHFLPVPRAPQIDASSCVVRDNTIMVTWRPPGEADSGGDSSSRPIERYELEYRKTDRDSTLRVAGEGSWEKVCDIIEPQVTISGLKFDSRFIAIRVRARNKAAAGEFSEPIAIETTAYNFSFDASTAHAELKVQGDMVTWEPQGVKGHDPRLRGKENKSSLRAASSPTCSAAGAPRHRPIRRLQVEEDAIDLLGSHTQCWVTRR, encoded by the exons ATGGTGATGGTTCCATTCACCTCAGCTAGGATGCCAAGCCTTCTTTTGATCAATTATGGTCAACGGAGGCTGATCCTGGTTGAGGTGTTTAACCCGCCTTCTGAACTGAGGCTCTCGTCTGATTGGTctctgtcctgcagatggtcCAGATGTGGAATCAGGGAGGAAAATGAGGAAAAGGAGCTCTGTGTGCCTCGCTGCCTCTGctccaatgactgtagaaaacttTCTACAGTTTCTCTGCTTAATGCTTCACCGACATGGAGGAAG GAAGCTCTGCGCAGGATCATCAGCACTTTGGCCAATAAGAACGAGGAGCTCCAAAACTTCCTGGAAGCAGTTGACCATACACTGACGGGCCTGCAG GAGGAGTCATGCAAAGTGATGTCAGACTTAGAGGCAGAGTTGGAGAAGCTAAACTCTGCCCTGGAGGAGAAGGGGGCGGAGCTCCGTTACATAATCAAAGAAGAGAAGCAAAGGAAGGAGGCGGAGCTTCAG AAGCAGCTGTCGGAGGGCAAGTTTGCTCTGGTCTCTTGCGAGGAGCTTCTTGACTTTGCAAATCAAACACTGACGATCAACACTGAAGAAGAATTTCTCGCG gcggcaaaacaaatcaaagagcg GGTAACAATGGCACCAGCGTTCCGCCTAACCACTCGCCCTGCGGTGTCAGACAACATGTCACAATTTACTGTGGACTTCAGTGCGGAGAGGGCGGGGCTTCAACGACTTCACTTTCTTCCAG TGCCGAGAGCTCCACAGATCGATGCCTCCAGTTGTGTAGTCCGTGACAACACCATCATGGTCACCTGGCGACCGCCTGGCGAGGCAGACAGTGGTGGCGATAGCAGCAGCAGACCAATCGAACGTTACGAGCTAGAGTACCGAAAAACGGACCGTGACAGCACACTGAGAGTGGCGGGAGAGGGTAGCTGGGAGAAAGTCTGTGACATTATCGAACCTCAGGTCACCATCTCAG GTTTGAAGTTCGATTCGCGCTTCATTGCCATTCGAGTCCGAGCTAGAAACAAAGCAGCGGCTGGCGAGTTTTCAGAGCCTATCGCCATAGAAACAACAG CATATAACTTCAGCTTCGACGCTTCGACAGCACACGCCGAGCTCAAGGTTCAGGGCGACATGGTGACCTGGGAGCCTCAGGGGGTCAAAGGTCATGATCCTCGCCTGCGAGGCAAAGAGAACAAAAGCAG TCTCCGTGCTGCTTCCTCTCCAACTTGCTCAG CAGCCGGAGCGCCACGCCATCGCCCAATAAGACGGCTGCAAGTCGAGGAGGACGCGATCGATTTGCTGGGGAGTCATACACAGTGctgg GTGACCAGGAGATGA
- the fsd1l gene encoding FSD1-like protein isoform X6, with product MVMVPFTSARMPSLLLINYGQRRLILVEVFNPPSELRLSSDWSLSCRWSRCGIREENEEKELCVPRCLCSNDCRKLSTVSLLNASPTWRKEALRRIISTLANKNEELQNFLEAVDHTLTGLQEESCKVMSDLEAELEKLNSALEEKGAELRYIIKEEKQRKEAELQKQLSEGKFALVSCEELLDFANQTLTINTEEEFLAAAKQIKERVTMAPAFRLTTRPAVSDNMSQFTVDFSAERAGLQRLHFLPVPRAPQIDASSCVVRDNTIMVTWRPPGEADSGGDSSSRPIERYELEYRKTDRDSTLRVAGEGSWEKVCDIIEPQVTISGLKFDSRFIAIRVRARNKAAAGEFSEPIAIETTAYNFSFDASTAHAELKVQGDMVTWEPQGVKGHDPRLRGKENKSSLRAASSPTCSAGAPRHRPIRRLQVEEDAIDLLGSHTQCWVTRR from the exons ATGGTGATGGTTCCATTCACCTCAGCTAGGATGCCAAGCCTTCTTTTGATCAATTATGGTCAACGGAGGCTGATCCTGGTTGAGGTGTTTAACCCGCCTTCTGAACTGAGGCTCTCGTCTGATTGGTctctgtcctgcagatggtcCAGATGTGGAATCAGGGAGGAAAATGAGGAAAAGGAGCTCTGTGTGCCTCGCTGCCTCTGctccaatgactgtagaaaacttTCTACAGTTTCTCTGCTTAATGCTTCACCGACATGGAGGAAG GAAGCTCTGCGCAGGATCATCAGCACTTTGGCCAATAAGAACGAGGAGCTCCAAAACTTCCTGGAAGCAGTTGACCATACACTGACGGGCCTGCAG GAGGAGTCATGCAAAGTGATGTCAGACTTAGAGGCAGAGTTGGAGAAGCTAAACTCTGCCCTGGAGGAGAAGGGGGCGGAGCTCCGTTACATAATCAAAGAAGAGAAGCAAAGGAAGGAGGCGGAGCTTCAG AAGCAGCTGTCGGAGGGCAAGTTTGCTCTGGTCTCTTGCGAGGAGCTTCTTGACTTTGCAAATCAAACACTGACGATCAACACTGAAGAAGAATTTCTCGCG gcggcaaaacaaatcaaagagcg GGTAACAATGGCACCAGCGTTCCGCCTAACCACTCGCCCTGCGGTGTCAGACAACATGTCACAATTTACTGTGGACTTCAGTGCGGAGAGGGCGGGGCTTCAACGACTTCACTTTCTTCCAG TGCCGAGAGCTCCACAGATCGATGCCTCCAGTTGTGTAGTCCGTGACAACACCATCATGGTCACCTGGCGACCGCCTGGCGAGGCAGACAGTGGTGGCGATAGCAGCAGCAGACCAATCGAACGTTACGAGCTAGAGTACCGAAAAACGGACCGTGACAGCACACTGAGAGTGGCGGGAGAGGGTAGCTGGGAGAAAGTCTGTGACATTATCGAACCTCAGGTCACCATCTCAG GTTTGAAGTTCGATTCGCGCTTCATTGCCATTCGAGTCCGAGCTAGAAACAAAGCAGCGGCTGGCGAGTTTTCAGAGCCTATCGCCATAGAAACAACAG CATATAACTTCAGCTTCGACGCTTCGACAGCACACGCCGAGCTCAAGGTTCAGGGCGACATGGTGACCTGGGAGCCTCAGGGGGTCAAAGGTCATGATCCTCGCCTGCGAGGCAAAGAGAACAAAAGCAG TCTCCGTGCTGCTTCCTCTCCAACTTGCTCAG CCGGAGCGCCACGCCATCGCCCAATAAGACGGCTGCAAGTCGAGGAGGACGCGATCGATTTGCTGGGGAGTCATACACAGTGctgg GTGACCAGGAGATGA
- the fsd1l gene encoding FSD1-like protein isoform X3, whose protein sequence is MFVCKQEALRRIISTLANKNEELQNFLEAVDHTLTGLQEESCKVMSDLEAELEKLNSALEEKGAELRYIIKEEKQRKEAELQKQLSEGKFALVSCEELLDFANQTLTINTEEEFLAAAKQIKERVTMAPAFRLTTRPAVSDNMSQFTVDFSAERAGLQRLHFLPVPRAPQIDASSCVVRDNTIMVTWRPPGEADSGGDSSSRPIERYELEYRKTDRDSTLRVAGEGSWEKVCDIIEPQVTISGLKFDSRFIAIRVRARNKAAAGEFSEPIAIETTAYNFSFDASTAHAELKVQGDMVTWEPQGVKGHDPRLRGKENKSSSRSATPSPNKTAASRGGRDRFAGESYTVLGDQEMTNGCHYWELRPLADWKSFSVGVAYRGSLGRFDQLGKGTGSWCLHASQWLQSSLAAKHNNRAKTLDWPLPQRIGIYCDYDNGDLLFIDVDRLRLLHAFKTKFSQPLVPAFTVWCGGITIATGLQVPSFMGNFLTTNRSLSSLSP, encoded by the exons atgtttgtttgcaAACAGGAAGCTCTGCGCAGGATCATCAGCACTTTGGCCAATAAGAACGAGGAGCTCCAAAACTTCCTGGAAGCAGTTGACCATACACTGACGGGCCTGCAG GAGGAGTCATGCAAAGTGATGTCAGACTTAGAGGCAGAGTTGGAGAAGCTAAACTCTGCCCTGGAGGAGAAGGGGGCGGAGCTCCGTTACATAATCAAAGAAGAGAAGCAAAGGAAGGAGGCGGAGCTTCAG AAGCAGCTGTCGGAGGGCAAGTTTGCTCTGGTCTCTTGCGAGGAGCTTCTTGACTTTGCAAATCAAACACTGACGATCAACACTGAAGAAGAATTTCTCGCG gcggcaaaacaaatcaaagagcg GGTAACAATGGCACCAGCGTTCCGCCTAACCACTCGCCCTGCGGTGTCAGACAACATGTCACAATTTACTGTGGACTTCAGTGCGGAGAGGGCGGGGCTTCAACGACTTCACTTTCTTCCAG TGCCGAGAGCTCCACAGATCGATGCCTCCAGTTGTGTAGTCCGTGACAACACCATCATGGTCACCTGGCGACCGCCTGGCGAGGCAGACAGTGGTGGCGATAGCAGCAGCAGACCAATCGAACGTTACGAGCTAGAGTACCGAAAAACGGACCGTGACAGCACACTGAGAGTGGCGGGAGAGGGTAGCTGGGAGAAAGTCTGTGACATTATCGAACCTCAGGTCACCATCTCAG GTTTGAAGTTCGATTCGCGCTTCATTGCCATTCGAGTCCGAGCTAGAAACAAAGCAGCGGCTGGCGAGTTTTCAGAGCCTATCGCCATAGAAACAACAG CATATAACTTCAGCTTCGACGCTTCGACAGCACACGCCGAGCTCAAGGTTCAGGGCGACATGGTGACCTGGGAGCCTCAGGGGGTCAAAGGTCATGATCCTCGCCTGCGAGGCAAAGAGAACAAAAGCAG CAGCCGGAGCGCCACGCCATCGCCCAATAAGACGGCTGCAAGTCGAGGAGGACGCGATCGATTTGCTGGGGAGTCATACACAGTGctgg GTGACCAGGAGATGACTAATGGTTGTCACTACTGGGAGCTCCGCCCCCTGGCTGACTGGAAATCGTTCAGTGTAGGCGTGGCCTATCGGGGCAGCCTGGGACGCTTTGACCAATTAGGGAAGGGCACCGGTTCGTGGTGTCTCCACGCCAGCCAATGGCTGCAGAGCTCTCTTGCCGCAAAGCACAACAACCGAGCAAAGACACTGGATTGGCCGTTACCTCAGCGAATCGGAATCTACTGTGACTATGACAATG gTGATTTGTTGTTTATTGATGTAGATCGTCTTCGTCTTCTTCACGCCTTCAAAACAAAGTTCAGCCAGCCGCTTGTCCCTGCCTTCACC GTTTGGTGTGGTGGTATCACCATAGCGACAGGTCTTCAGGTGCCGAGCTTTATGGGAAATTTCCTGACGACCAATCGGAGCCTCAGCAGCCTTTCCCCGTGA